In Mesorhizobium sp., one DNA window encodes the following:
- a CDS encoding YicC/YloC family endoribonuclease has translation MALQSMTGFARASGGTEGANIAWEARSVNGKGLDVRLRLPPGFDRLEMPARQAVQKRFSRGNVQATLTYARIGLTTQPVVNESFLKDVAELAKRLEKQFGCAPASADGLLALRGVLEVPETVEPVEGFEKVDAEIIAVLEHALDGLAAAREHEGAALKQLLLGHLDTIEQLTLRAEADGSREPAAIRERIAQQVRLLIDAAPSLDEQRLHTEAAFLATKADIREEIDRLKTHVASGRALLGSGGAAGRKLDFLAQEFNRESNTLCSKSNAASVTAIGLELKAVVDQFREQVQNLE, from the coding sequence ATGGCGCTCCAGAGCATGACCGGGTTCGCGCGGGCGAGTGGCGGCACGGAAGGTGCGAACATCGCCTGGGAGGCGCGTTCGGTGAACGGCAAGGGTCTCGACGTGCGGCTGCGCCTGCCGCCCGGCTTCGACCGGCTGGAAATGCCGGCACGGCAGGCGGTGCAGAAGCGGTTCTCGCGCGGCAACGTCCAGGCGACGCTGACCTATGCCCGTATCGGATTGACGACGCAGCCGGTCGTCAACGAGAGTTTCCTGAAGGACGTCGCGGAGCTGGCGAAGCGGCTGGAGAAACAGTTCGGCTGCGCGCCTGCGAGCGCCGATGGTCTGCTCGCCCTTCGCGGTGTCCTCGAAGTGCCGGAAACGGTCGAACCGGTCGAGGGGTTCGAGAAAGTCGACGCCGAGATCATTGCCGTGCTGGAACACGCGCTCGACGGACTGGCCGCGGCGCGCGAGCATGAGGGGGCAGCCTTGAAGCAGCTTCTCCTCGGTCATCTCGACACGATCGAGCAATTGACGCTGCGCGCCGAGGCGGACGGCTCGCGCGAGCCGGCGGCCATCCGCGAGCGCATCGCCCAGCAGGTGAGGCTGCTGATCGACGCCGCACCCTCGCTCGACGAACAGCGCCTGCACACGGAGGCCGCGTTTCTCGCCACCAAGGCCGATATCCGCGAGGAGATCGACCGGCTGAAGACGCATGTCGCGTCGGGCCGCGCCCTGCTTGGATCGGGCGGTGCGGCCGGACGCAAGCTCGATTTCCTGGCGCAGGAATTCAACCGCGAATCGAATACGCTCTGCTCCAAGTCCAACGCGGCCTCGGTGACCGCGATCGGGCTCGAGCTCAAAGCGGTCGTCGACCAGTTTCGCGAACAGGTTCAGAATCTGGAGTAG
- the gmk gene encoding guanylate kinase: protein MAGNASSAIRRRGLMLVLSSPSGAGKSTIARNLLEHDPSLELSVSVTTRPRRPSEIDGVHYHFISQREFDRLRGSEALLEWAEVHGNCYGTPREPAEAAMADGRDMLFDIDWQGAEQLNEKMRADIVSIFILPPSMGELKTRLRRRAEDSDAVIEKRLTNARLEIEHWRSYDYVVINDDLDRAYSEVRAIVTAERLRRDRRPGLFDFVTKLLDEKLG from the coding sequence ATGGCCGGGAATGCCTCATCCGCAATCAGGCGGCGCGGCCTGATGCTGGTCCTGTCCTCGCCTTCGGGGGCCGGCAAGTCGACGATCGCGCGCAACCTGCTCGAACACGATCCAAGCCTCGAACTGTCGGTCAGCGTAACGACGCGCCCGCGCCGCCCGAGCGAGATCGACGGCGTGCACTACCATTTCATCTCGCAGCGCGAGTTCGACCGGCTGCGCGGGAGCGAGGCGCTGCTCGAATGGGCGGAGGTGCACGGCAATTGCTACGGCACGCCGCGCGAGCCGGCGGAGGCGGCGATGGCGGACGGCCGCGACATGCTGTTCGACATCGACTGGCAGGGCGCCGAGCAGCTCAACGAGAAGATGCGCGCCGACATCGTCTCGATCTTCATTCTGCCCCCGTCGATGGGCGAACTGAAGACCAGGCTCCGGCGCAGGGCGGAGGATTCCGACGCGGTCATCGAGAAGCGGCTGACAAATGCCCGCCTCGAGATCGAGCACTGGCGCTCCTACGACTATGTCGTGATCAACGACGATCTGGATCGGGCCTATTCGGAAGTGCGTGCGATCGTCACCGCCGAACGGCTACGCCGCGACCGGCGTCCGGGGCTGTTCGATTTCGTGACCAAGCTGCTGGACGAGAAACTCGGCTGA
- the fabD gene encoding ACP S-malonyltransferase: MSVAFTFPGQGSQAVGMGKDLADAFPEARAVFDEVDDALGQKLSEIMWHGPEETLTLTANAQPALMAVSMAAIRVLETRGVTVLDHVAYVAGHSLGEYSALCAAGMLSLADTARLLRIRGDAMQAAVPVGEGAMAAIIGLEPADVEAACAEAAAGSVCQIANDNGGGQLVISGARPAVELAAKLCTEKGAKRALMLQVSAPFHSALMAPAADAMRAALAKVVKNPPVVPVISNVVVEPLIDADEIARRLVEQVTGRVRWRETVEWFAANNVSTLYEIGSGKVLSGLARRINRDIATANVGTAADIDAAVAQLA, translated from the coding sequence ATGTCGGTCGCTTTCACATTTCCCGGCCAGGGCAGCCAGGCCGTCGGCATGGGCAAGGACCTCGCCGATGCCTTTCCGGAAGCACGGGCTGTGTTCGACGAAGTCGACGATGCGCTCGGCCAGAAGCTCTCCGAGATCATGTGGCACGGGCCGGAGGAGACACTGACGCTCACGGCCAATGCGCAGCCGGCGCTGATGGCGGTGTCCATGGCGGCGATCAGGGTGCTGGAGACGCGCGGCGTCACCGTTCTAGACCACGTCGCCTATGTCGCCGGCCATTCGCTCGGCGAATACTCGGCCCTGTGCGCGGCCGGTATGCTGTCGCTGGCCGACACGGCGCGTCTCCTCAGGATTCGGGGCGACGCGATGCAGGCGGCGGTGCCGGTCGGCGAGGGCGCGATGGCGGCGATCATCGGTCTGGAGCCGGCCGACGTCGAGGCGGCCTGCGCCGAGGCGGCGGCGGGCTCGGTCTGCCAGATCGCAAACGACAACGGCGGCGGTCAGCTGGTGATCTCCGGCGCCAGGCCAGCGGTCGAACTCGCGGCGAAGCTGTGCACCGAGAAGGGCGCCAAGCGCGCCCTGATGCTGCAGGTCTCCGCCCCCTTCCATTCGGCCCTCATGGCACCCGCGGCCGACGCGATGCGCGCGGCGCTGGCGAAGGTCGTCAAGAATCCGCCGGTGGTTCCGGTCATTTCCAACGTCGTGGTCGAGCCGCTCATCGACGCGGACGAGATCGCAAGGCGTCTGGTCGAGCAGGTCACCGGACGGGTACGCTGGCGCGAGACGGTCGAGTGGTTCGCCGCCAACAACGTCTCGACGCTCTATGAAATCGGTTCGGGCAAGGTTCTTTCCGGCCTCGCCCGCCGCATCAATCGCGACATCGCCACCGCCAATGTCGGCACGGCCGCCGACATCGACGCGGCGGTCGCGCAACTCGCTTAG
- the rplI gene encoding 50S ribosomal protein L9, translating to MEVILLERISRLGQMGDIVKVKDGFGRNFLLPQGKALRANAANKKKFEGQRAQLEARNLERKSEAQKIADQLDGKTFVAVRSAGETGQLYGSVSTRDIAELLTAEGFTVSRNQVELNQPIKEIGLRNVAIALHPEVEVTITLNIARSTDEAERQAKGETLTTAEAIYGDDINENARPDAFFDPNEEEGE from the coding sequence ATGGAAGTCATTCTTCTCGAACGTATTTCCCGCCTTGGCCAGATGGGCGACATCGTCAAGGTCAAGGACGGCTTCGGCCGCAACTTCCTCCTGCCGCAGGGCAAGGCGCTGCGCGCCAACGCCGCGAACAAGAAGAAGTTCGAAGGCCAGCGCGCCCAGCTCGAAGCCCGCAACCTCGAGCGCAAGTCGGAAGCGCAGAAGATCGCCGACCAGCTCGACGGCAAGACGTTCGTCGCCGTGCGCTCCGCGGGCGAGACCGGACAGCTCTACGGCTCGGTCTCGACACGCGACATCGCCGAACTGCTGACCGCGGAAGGCTTCACCGTCTCGCGCAACCAGGTCGAGCTGAACCAGCCCATCAAGGAAATCGGCCTGCGCAACGTGGCGATCGCGCTCCACCCGGAAGTCGAGGTCACGATCACGCTCAACATCGCCCGCTCCACCGACGAGGCCGAGCGTCAGGCCAAGGGCGAGACCCTGACGACCGCCGAGGCGATCTACGGCGACGACATCAACGAAAACGCCCGCCCGGACGCGTTCTTCGATCCGAACGAGGAAGAAGGCGAATAG
- the rsmA gene encoding 16S rRNA (adenine(1518)-N(6)/adenine(1519)-N(6))-dimethyltransferase RsmA gives MSAIDGLPPLRDVIERHGLAAKKSLGQNFLLDLNLTSKVARAAGDLSGATVIEVGPGPGGLTRALLMHKAAKVIAIERDERCLPALAEIADAYAGRLEVISGDALDIDYAGLVPGVDDVRIVANLPYNIGTELLVQWLTLPVWPPFWRSMTLMFQREVAERVVAKAGDDAYGRLGVLAGWRSEARIAFDISPQAFWPPPKVTSSVVHIVPRQSPLPADLKKLERVTQAAFGQRRKMLRQSLKAIGGEALLARAGIDGTRRAETLSVEEFVRLANGLG, from the coding sequence ATGAGCGCCATCGACGGCCTGCCGCCGCTGCGCGATGTGATCGAAAGACACGGACTGGCGGCGAAGAAGTCGCTCGGCCAGAATTTTCTGCTCGACCTCAACCTGACAAGCAAGGTGGCCCGTGCCGCCGGCGATCTCTCCGGCGCGACCGTCATCGAGGTCGGGCCTGGACCTGGCGGCCTCACCCGCGCGCTGCTGATGCACAAGGCGGCGAAAGTGATCGCCATCGAGCGCGACGAGCGCTGCCTGCCCGCACTGGCCGAGATCGCCGACGCCTATGCCGGGCGGCTGGAGGTCATTTCCGGCGACGCGCTCGACATCGACTATGCAGGCCTCGTCCCTGGCGTCGACGACGTGCGCATCGTCGCCAACCTGCCCTACAATATCGGCACGGAACTTCTGGTGCAGTGGCTCACCTTGCCCGTCTGGCCGCCGTTCTGGCGCTCGATGACTCTGATGTTCCAGCGCGAGGTGGCGGAACGGGTCGTCGCCAAGGCTGGAGACGACGCCTACGGTCGGCTCGGCGTGCTCGCCGGCTGGCGCTCCGAGGCCCGCATCGCCTTCGACATCTCCCCGCAGGCCTTCTGGCCGCCGCCGAAGGTCACGTCCTCGGTCGTCCACATCGTGCCGAGGCAGAGCCCCCTCCCAGCGGATCTGAAGAAGCTGGAGCGGGTCACGCAGGCCGCCTTCGGCCAGCGCCGCAAGATGCTGCGCCAGAGCCTGAAGGCGATCGGCGGCGAAGCCCTTCTCGCCAGGGCGGGGATCGACGGCACCCGGCGGGCGGAGACGCTGAGCGTCGAGGAATTCGTCAGGCTGGCGAACGGGCTCGGCTAA
- the rpsR gene encoding 30S ribosomal protein S18: MAETVSAPQRRPFHRRRKTCPFSGANAPRIDYKDVRLLQRYISERGKIVPSRITAVSQKKQRELAQAIKRARFLALLPYVVR, translated from the coding sequence ATGGCCGAGACCGTTTCCGCGCCGCAGCGGCGCCCGTTCCACCGCCGTCGCAAGACCTGCCCATTCTCGGGCGCCAATGCGCCGCGCATCGACTACAAGGACGTGCGTCTCCTGCAGCGCTATATTTCCGAGCGTGGCAAGATCGTGCCGTCCCGCATCACCGCGGTGAGCCAGAAGAAGCAGCGTGAACTCGCCCAGGCGATCAAGCGCGCCCGCTTCCTCGCTCTCCTGCCCTACGTGGTGCGCTGA
- the fabF gene encoding beta-ketoacyl-ACP synthase II, which translates to MRRVVVTGMGLVSPYGVGVEHGWKQLLSGRSAARTISKFDVSDLPCKIACSIPRGGGSEGTFNPDQFLEPKEQRKIGDFIIYGIAAADEALKDAGWSPQTSDDQNATGVMIGCGIGGIEGISENTLILEQRGPRRISPFFIPGNIINLVSGQVSIRHKLKGPNHAVVTACSTGAHAIGDAARLVMLGDADVMVAGGTESPITRLSVAGFAACRALSTAWNDTPEKASRPYDRDRDGFVMGEGAGVVVLEELEHAKARGARIYAEWTGYGMSGDAYHITAPSEDGDGAFRSMSAALKRARITPADIDYINAHGTSTMADTIELAAVERLLGNAASRVSMSSTKSSIGHLLGAAGAAEAIFSILAMRDNIAPATINLDNPSAETPIDLVPNTPRKREINTVLSNSFGFGGTNASLIFQRYAG; encoded by the coding sequence ATGAGGCGCGTCGTCGTTACCGGCATGGGTCTTGTGTCGCCCTATGGGGTCGGCGTCGAACATGGCTGGAAACAGCTCCTCTCCGGCAGGAGCGCCGCGCGGACGATCTCCAAGTTCGATGTCTCGGATCTGCCCTGCAAGATCGCCTGCAGCATCCCCCGTGGCGGCGGCAGCGAGGGCACCTTCAATCCGGATCAGTTCCTGGAACCGAAGGAACAGCGCAAGATCGGCGACTTCATCATTTACGGCATCGCCGCGGCCGACGAGGCGCTGAAGGATGCCGGATGGTCTCCGCAGACCAGCGACGACCAGAACGCCACGGGCGTGATGATCGGCTGCGGCATCGGCGGTATCGAGGGCATTTCCGAGAACACGCTGATCCTCGAGCAGCGCGGCCCGCGGCGCATCAGTCCGTTCTTCATCCCCGGCAACATCATCAACCTCGTCTCCGGACAGGTTTCGATCCGCCACAAGCTGAAGGGGCCGAACCATGCCGTCGTCACCGCCTGCTCGACCGGCGCGCATGCGATCGGCGACGCCGCGCGCCTGGTCATGCTGGGCGATGCCGACGTGATGGTCGCGGGCGGGACCGAATCGCCGATCACCCGCCTGTCGGTCGCGGGATTCGCCGCCTGCCGTGCGCTTTCGACCGCATGGAACGACACGCCCGAGAAGGCTTCGCGGCCATATGACCGCGACCGCGACGGCTTCGTCATGGGCGAGGGCGCGGGCGTCGTCGTGCTCGAGGAACTCGAACATGCCAAGGCGCGCGGCGCCAGAATCTATGCCGAGTGGACCGGCTACGGCATGTCGGGCGATGCGTATCACATCACCGCACCGTCCGAGGATGGCGACGGGGCTTTCCGCTCGATGAGCGCTGCGCTGAAGCGCGCGCGGATCACGCCCGCCGACATCGACTACATCAACGCGCACGGCACCTCGACCATGGCCGACACGATCGAACTCGCGGCGGTCGAACGACTGCTCGGCAATGCGGCGTCCAGGGTGTCCATGTCGTCGACCAAATCCTCGATCGGTCACCTGCTCGGGGCCGCCGGCGCTGCCGAGGCGATCTTCTCGATCCTGGCGATGCGCGACAACATCGCCCCCGCGACCATCAATCTCGACAATCCGTCGGCAGAGACGCCGATCGACCTCGTTCCGAACACGCCGCGCAAGCGCGAGATCAACACCGTCCTGTCGAATTCCTTCGGATTCGGCGGCACCAACGCGTCGCTGATCTTCCAGCGCTATGCGGGCTGA
- a CDS encoding LTA synthase family protein: protein MSKSAVTDRTAGTSEPARRARLSRRAAHWLGMARNTATTFLIAAVLTFAVEAVARGSAREALIFFIEPYRPALATVALFTLLLLALDGLLGRLHMGILVLAPVVLGLAATGLQKSYYLGDPLYPTDFLYGRQILELLPLLARERVGTAVLIILVFAALAVLVPMAWIGWRRRGRAILLSDRMVRLAVAIPLIALYASILDYSTFSWTRDRLWISPMMWDQKANYQHNGFTLAFALNVPMAKVAAPRGYSAESIQTIGKPHVQPISMPAERPDIIMVMSESFWDPTRLTGVTLTPDPLSFTRSHQSGHIFSPEFGGMTANVEFEALTGFSNAFLPYGSIPYQQYVRNSAPTLASFLRSEGYETQAMHPFEGWFWNRAAVYEAFGFEDFRSVENMPQMETRGTLVSDEALTDQIIARAERARDPLFLFAVTLQSHGPYEPGRYPEESIKVGGAMDDWTRGSIATFAEGMHDADKSMRRLIEWAQQRKRPTVIAYFGDHLPPLGPAYVGTGFLADNVAPRTGSVGDMKRVRETPLVVWSNRGGVAKDIGTVSPAFMPLLVLRQAGIEHPYYTGLLGELHSRYRVIDRHLLIDRDGVGLRDWSRSKQPDPLVADMRLLQYDALFGERHGTKLFFPKRPPLGPLIAGPSKVPSLPSGRNPV, encoded by the coding sequence TTGTCGAAGAGTGCAGTCACCGACCGGACGGCGGGCACGTCCGAACCCGCCCGCAGGGCCCGGCTCTCGCGCCGCGCCGCCCATTGGCTGGGCATGGCACGCAACACTGCGACGACTTTCCTGATTGCGGCGGTGCTGACATTCGCCGTCGAAGCGGTCGCCCGAGGATCGGCGCGGGAAGCGCTGATCTTCTTCATCGAGCCCTATCGCCCGGCGCTGGCGACCGTGGCGCTGTTTACGCTGCTATTGCTTGCACTGGACGGCCTGCTCGGACGGCTGCACATGGGCATTTTGGTATTGGCGCCGGTCGTTCTCGGACTCGCCGCTACGGGATTGCAGAAGTCCTACTATCTCGGCGACCCGCTCTACCCCACCGACTTCCTCTATGGCCGGCAAATTCTTGAACTGCTGCCGCTTCTTGCCCGCGAGCGGGTGGGAACGGCTGTGCTGATCATCCTGGTCTTCGCAGCGCTCGCCGTGCTCGTGCCGATGGCCTGGATCGGATGGCGCCGGCGCGGGCGCGCGATCCTCCTGTCGGATCGGATGGTCAGGCTTGCCGTCGCAATTCCTCTCATCGCGCTCTATGCGTCCATCCTCGACTATTCGACCTTCTCGTGGACCCGCGACCGGCTGTGGATCAGCCCGATGATGTGGGACCAGAAGGCGAACTACCAGCATAACGGGTTCACGCTCGCCTTTGCGCTGAACGTGCCGATGGCCAAGGTTGCCGCCCCGCGGGGCTATTCGGCGGAGTCGATCCAGACCATCGGCAAGCCGCACGTCCAGCCGATCAGCATGCCGGCGGAGCGCCCCGACATCATCATGGTGATGAGCGAGTCCTTCTGGGACCCGACCCGCCTGACCGGCGTCACCTTGACCCCGGATCCGCTGTCTTTCACCCGGTCGCACCAATCCGGTCACATCTTCTCGCCGGAGTTCGGCGGGATGACCGCCAATGTCGAATTCGAGGCCCTGACCGGCTTCTCCAACGCATTCCTGCCCTATGGCAGCATTCCTTATCAGCAATACGTGCGCAATTCGGCGCCGACGCTGGCCTCGTTCCTCAGGAGCGAGGGCTACGAGACGCAGGCCATGCACCCCTTCGAGGGCTGGTTCTGGAACCGCGCCGCGGTCTACGAGGCCTTCGGCTTCGAGGATTTCCGCTCGGTCGAGAACATGCCGCAGATGGAGACGCGCGGCACGCTGGTCTCGGACGAGGCGCTGACCGACCAAATCATCGCGCGGGCGGAGCGGGCGAGAGACCCGCTCTTTCTGTTTGCAGTGACGCTGCAGAGCCACGGGCCCTACGAACCGGGCCGCTATCCGGAGGAATCGATCAAGGTCGGCGGCGCGATGGACGACTGGACGCGCGGCTCGATCGCAACCTTCGCCGAAGGCATGCACGACGCCGACAAGTCGATGCGCCGCCTGATCGAATGGGCGCAACAGCGCAAACGGCCGACCGTGATCGCCTATTTTGGCGACCACCTGCCGCCGCTCGGACCCGCCTATGTCGGGACCGGATTCCTCGCCGACAATGTCGCGCCGAGAACCGGCTCGGTCGGCGACATGAAGCGGGTGCGCGAGACGCCGCTGGTGGTTTGGTCAAACCGCGGGGGCGTTGCCAAGGACATCGGCACGGTCAGTCCCGCCTTCATGCCGCTTCTGGTATTGCGGCAGGCGGGCATCGAACATCCCTACTATACCGGCCTGCTCGGTGAGCTGCACTCCCGCTACCGCGTGATCGACCGGCACCTGCTGATTGACCGCGACGGCGTTGGCCTGCGCGACTGGTCGCGTTCCAAGCAGCCAGACCCGCTGGTCGCGGACATGCGGCTGCTGCAATACGACGCGTTGTTCGGCGAGAGGCACGGCACGAAGCTGTTCTTCCCGAAGCGCCCGCCGCTGGGACCGCTGATTGCCGGCCCCTCCAAGGTTCCGAGCTTGCCATCCGGTCGAAACCCTGTATAA
- the rpsF gene encoding 30S ribosomal protein S6, which produces MALYEHVFLARQDLSPQQVDALVEQYKGVITAGGGSVGRVENWGLKSLTYRVNKNRKAYYTLMDITAPAAAVKEMERQMGLSEDVLRFMTIKVEKHEEGQSAMLQKRDRDDRGDRGDRGDRPSRFGDRERGDRPPRSFGGDRDGGGDRGPRRPRENFEGAAE; this is translated from the coding sequence ATGGCACTTTACGAGCATGTGTTCCTTGCCCGGCAGGACCTCTCGCCGCAGCAGGTCGATGCGCTTGTCGAACAGTACAAGGGCGTCATCACCGCTGGCGGGGGCTCGGTCGGCCGGGTCGAGAACTGGGGACTGAAGTCCCTTACCTACCGCGTCAACAAGAACCGCAAGGCCTACTACACCCTGATGGACATTACCGCCCCGGCTGCCGCCGTGAAGGAGATGGAGCGCCAGATGGGTCTGTCGGAAGACGTCCTGCGCTTCATGACCATCAAGGTCGAGAAGCACGAGGAAGGCCAGTCGGCGATGCTGCAGAAGCGCGACCGCGACGATCGCGGTGATCGTGGCGACCGCGGCGACCGCCCGTCCCGCTTCGGCGACCGCGAGCGCGGCGACCGTCCGCCGCGCAGCTTCGGCGGCGACCGTGACGGTGGCGGCGATCGTGGACCGCGCCGTCCGCGCGAGAACTTCGAAGGAGCAGCAGAATAA
- the fabG gene encoding 3-oxoacyl-[acyl-carrier-protein] reductase, translating to MFDLTGRKALVTGATGGLGEAIARTLHAQGATVGIHGTRRERLDALAAELGERVMIFPADLGDREAVRQLGQTAEAELGGVDILVNNAGITRDGLFVRMSDEDWDKVLEVNLGSAFRLTRELTHPMMRRRYGRIINITSVVGVTGNPGQANYCASKAGMIGFTKSLAQEIASRNVTVNCVAPGFIESAMTGKLNDKQKEAILGAVPMRRMGVGADIANAVLYLASAEAAYVTGQTLHVNGGMAMI from the coding sequence ATGTTCGATCTGACCGGCCGAAAGGCGCTCGTCACCGGAGCCACTGGGGGGCTCGGCGAAGCGATCGCCCGCACCCTTCACGCGCAGGGCGCAACCGTGGGCATCCACGGCACGCGCCGGGAGAGGCTCGATGCCCTGGCTGCCGAACTGGGCGAGCGCGTCATGATCTTTCCGGCCGATCTCGGCGATCGCGAGGCGGTCAGGCAACTCGGCCAGACGGCCGAGGCAGAACTCGGCGGTGTCGACATCCTCGTCAACAATGCCGGCATCACCCGCGACGGGCTGTTCGTGCGCATGTCCGACGAGGATTGGGACAAGGTGCTCGAGGTCAATCTCGGCTCGGCCTTCCGGCTGACTCGGGAACTCACCCATCCGATGATGCGCCGCCGCTACGGGCGTATCATCAACATCACGTCGGTCGTGGGCGTCACCGGCAATCCGGGCCAGGCGAACTACTGCGCCTCCAAGGCCGGCATGATCGGCTTCACGAAATCCCTGGCGCAGGAAATTGCCAGCCGCAACGTCACCGTCAACTGCGTCGCGCCGGGCTTCATCGAATCCGCCATGACGGGAAAGCTCAACGACAAGCAGAAAGAGGCGATCCTGGGTGCCGTGCCGATGAGGCGGATGGGCGTGGGCGCCGATATCGCCAATGCGGTTCTCTATCTCGCCTCCGCCGAGGCGGCCTACGTCACCGGCCAGACGCTGCACGTCAACGGCGGCATGGCCATGATCTGA
- a CDS encoding acyl carrier protein gives MSDTAERVKKIVVEHLGVDAEKVTEGASFIDDLGADSLDTVELVMAFEEEFGVEIPDDAAETILTVGDAVKYIEKASA, from the coding sequence ATGAGCGACACCGCAGAACGCGTGAAGAAGATCGTCGTCGAGCATCTCGGCGTCGATGCCGAGAAGGTCACGGAAGGCGCGAGCTTCATCGACGACCTGGGCGCTGACAGCCTGGACACCGTCGAGCTGGTCATGGCGTTCGAGGAGGAGTTCGGCGTCGAGATCCCGGACGATGCCGCCGAGACCATCCTCACCGTCGGCGACGCGGTGAAGTATATCGAGAAGGCTTCGGCCTAA
- the mltG gene encoding endolytic transglycosylase MltG codes for MSTNPSDTGSFGARAEGQKPIVPKSASEALRAMPGPPPPRRSRRARGQFIIFMNFIMSAIVLVVIGAGLAVWYGKSVFEGPGPSTKNDTVLIKPNTGVNEIALLLERNRLISDANIFRLGVRAYGNDAALKAGEYEVKAGASMREIMELLKSGKSVLYSLTLPEGLTVEQAFARIATNEALTGEMPAEMPPEGALIADTQRVTRGTSRKEVIDKMVAEQQELVESIWARRSPDLPLKNINEFVTLASIVEKETGVADERSRVAAVFINRLKKGMRLQSDPTIVYGIYGGKGKPADKPITRSDIDKPTPYNTYVIDGLPPTPIANPGRAALEAVANPSKTDDLYFVADGTGGHVFATTLEEHNENVARWRAIEKKRAEEAAKAAAGAAQSGAAGTTGTSQ; via the coding sequence ATGAGCACCAACCCGTCGGATACCGGGAGCTTCGGCGCACGAGCCGAAGGCCAGAAGCCGATCGTCCCCAAATCCGCGAGCGAGGCACTGCGGGCGATGCCCGGCCCGCCGCCGCCGCGCCGGTCGCGCCGGGCACGCGGCCAGTTCATCATCTTCATGAACTTCATCATGTCGGCGATCGTGCTTGTGGTCATCGGCGCGGGACTGGCGGTCTGGTATGGCAAGTCGGTCTTCGAGGGCCCGGGGCCGTCGACCAAGAACGATACCGTGCTGATCAAGCCGAATACCGGCGTCAACGAGATCGCGCTGCTGCTGGAGCGCAACAGGCTGATCAGCGATGCCAACATCTTCCGCCTCGGCGTGCGCGCCTATGGCAACGACGCGGCGCTGAAAGCCGGCGAATACGAGGTCAAGGCCGGCGCATCGATGCGGGAGATCATGGAACTGCTGAAGAGCGGCAAGTCGGTCTTGTATTCGCTGACCCTGCCTGAGGGCCTGACGGTCGAGCAGGCCTTCGCGCGCATCGCCACCAACGAGGCGCTCACCGGCGAAATGCCGGCCGAAATGCCGCCGGAGGGCGCGCTGATTGCCGATACCCAGCGCGTGACGCGCGGCACGAGCCGCAAGGAGGTCATCGACAAGATGGTCGCCGAACAGCAGGAACTGGTCGAATCCATCTGGGCGCGGCGGTCGCCGGATCTGCCTCTCAAGAACATCAACGAATTCGTCACGCTCGCCTCGATCGTCGAGAAGGAGACCGGGGTGGCCGACGAACGCTCGCGCGTCGCCGCCGTCTTCATCAACCGCCTGAAGAAGGGCATGCGCCTTCAGTCCGACCCGACGATCGTCTACGGCATCTATGGCGGCAAGGGGAAGCCGGCCGACAAGCCGATCACCCGATCGGACATCGACAAGCCGACGCCTTACAACACCTATGTCATCGATGGCCTGCCGCCGACGCCGATCGCCAATCCCGGCCGCGCGGCGCTGGAGGCCGTGGCAAACCCGTCCAAGACCGACGATCTCTATTTCGTCGCGGACGGCACCGGCGGCCACGTCTTCGCGACGACCCTCGAAGAGCACAACGAGAATGTCGCGCGCTGGCGCGCCATCGAGAAGAAGCGGGCCGAAGAGGCGGCCAAGGCGGCCGCCGGGGCAGCGCAGTCCGGCGCCGCCGGAACGACCGGTACGAGCCAGTAA